Proteins from a genomic interval of Caulobacter rhizosphaerae:
- a CDS encoding glycoside hydrolase family 2 protein, protein MTFPSLRLARPWLVLGLALWAFGAARAAEVTPLRDGWRFARADVPGAETATFDDSGWATVSTPHTYNAADSGLGGAKARGEPEGAYYRGPAWYRLSLDHTPRAGRRYFLQFDGAALKAEVFLNGRKLGTHEGGYAAFRYDATDALRPGKNLLAVRVDNARNTRFAPLNGDFNVFGGLYRAVKLVETSDIHVDLGDWSGPGVYARTQALAAGRATIGAKVLVRNDRATAASVQVVTRILDADGAVTVEARGVARIAAGQSQPVEQTLVLKKPRLWEGRRSPYLYRLRSEVRVQGKLVDTAEVPLGVRTVGLDGEGRFLLNGKPYALYGANIQLPTRFGKGPVVSDAEMDEDMRIMAEMGVTALRLAHMQHPQRVYDQADRLGILLTTEVPLIDDLDPSDAFRDNLVQQMRELIAQNVNHPSVALWGIGNELRTSGEAANRLLAALQSTAKAMDPTRPTTYAHCCLKDDDPIAQHSDTVSYNRYFGWYWTEAKDIGPWADDLHARLPKRPIGVSEYGAGASILHQEDPVLRRPVADGYWHPEQWQTVFHETHWRELRQRPFLWSNFIWVGFDFPSFKRNEGDRPAINDKGLVTEDRLTRKDAYYWYQANWSEVPMLHLASRRDVNKRTKHVKVKAYSNQPSVRLRLNGGDWTTVPVQDHVALWEIDLAEGENLVEAAAEVEGKALSDSVQWTYRTRP, encoded by the coding sequence ATGACGTTCCCATCGTTACGGCTGGCGCGACCGTGGCTGGTTCTCGGCCTCGCCCTCTGGGCGTTCGGCGCGGCCCGGGCCGCCGAAGTGACGCCGCTGCGCGACGGCTGGCGCTTCGCTCGCGCCGACGTGCCTGGAGCGGAAACCGCGACCTTTGACGACTCCGGCTGGGCGACGGTGTCGACGCCGCACACCTACAACGCCGCCGACTCCGGCCTCGGCGGGGCCAAGGCCCGAGGCGAGCCGGAAGGCGCCTATTACCGCGGCCCGGCCTGGTATCGGCTGTCGCTGGACCATACGCCGCGCGCCGGCCGGCGCTATTTCCTGCAGTTCGACGGCGCGGCGCTGAAGGCCGAGGTCTTTCTGAACGGCCGGAAGCTGGGGACGCATGAAGGCGGCTACGCCGCCTTTCGCTACGACGCCACGGACGCCCTCCGGCCGGGCAAGAATCTGCTGGCGGTACGGGTCGACAATGCGCGCAACACCCGGTTCGCGCCGCTGAACGGCGACTTCAACGTGTTCGGCGGCCTCTATCGCGCGGTCAAGCTGGTCGAGACTTCGGACATCCACGTGGACCTGGGCGACTGGAGCGGGCCGGGGGTCTATGCCCGCACCCAGGCCCTGGCGGCGGGCCGGGCGACGATCGGGGCCAAGGTCCTGGTCCGCAACGATCGCGCAACGGCGGCGAGCGTTCAGGTGGTGACGCGGATCCTCGATGCGGACGGCGCGGTGACCGTCGAGGCGCGTGGAGTGGCCCGGATCGCCGCAGGCCAGTCCCAGCCGGTCGAGCAGACCCTGGTCCTGAAGAAGCCCCGGCTGTGGGAGGGACGGCGCTCGCCCTATCTCTACCGCCTGCGCAGCGAGGTGCGGGTCCAGGGCAAGCTGGTCGACACCGCCGAGGTCCCGCTGGGCGTGCGCACGGTGGGCCTGGACGGGGAGGGGCGCTTCCTGCTGAACGGCAAGCCCTACGCCCTCTACGGCGCGAACATCCAACTGCCGACCCGCTTCGGCAAGGGGCCGGTCGTCAGCGACGCCGAGATGGACGAGGACATGCGGATCATGGCCGAGATGGGCGTCACCGCCCTGCGGCTGGCCCACATGCAGCATCCGCAGCGGGTCTATGACCAGGCCGACCGGCTGGGCATCCTTCTGACCACCGAAGTGCCGCTGATCGACGACCTGGACCCGTCCGACGCGTTCCGCGACAACCTGGTGCAGCAGATGCGCGAGCTGATCGCCCAGAACGTCAACCATCCGTCGGTCGCCCTGTGGGGCATCGGCAACGAGCTGCGGACCTCGGGCGAGGCGGCCAACCGGCTGCTGGCCGCGCTGCAATCGACGGCCAAGGCCATGGATCCGACGCGGCCCACGACCTACGCCCATTGCTGCTTGAAGGACGACGACCCGATCGCCCAGCACAGCGATACGGTCTCCTACAACCGCTATTTCGGCTGGTACTGGACCGAGGCCAAGGACATCGGCCCCTGGGCCGACGACCTGCACGCCCGTCTGCCGAAGCGGCCGATCGGGGTCAGCGAGTACGGGGCCGGGGCCAGCATCCTGCACCAGGAGGACCCCGTGCTGCGCCGCCCGGTCGCCGACGGTTACTGGCATCCCGAGCAATGGCAGACGGTCTTCCACGAGACCCACTGGCGCGAGCTGCGCCAGCGGCCGTTCCTGTGGTCCAACTTCATCTGGGTCGGCTTCGACTTCCCGTCGTTCAAGCGCAACGAGGGCGACCGGCCGGCCATCAACGACAAGGGGTTGGTCACTGAGGACCGGCTGACGCGCAAGGACGCCTACTACTGGTACCAGGCCAACTGGTCGGAGGTCCCGATGCTGCACCTCGCCAGCCGCCGCGACGTTAACAAGCGGACCAAGCACGTGAAGGTGAAGGCCTATTCCAACCAGCCGTCGGTGCGGCTGCGCCTGAACGGCGGCGACTGGACCACCGTGCCGGTCCAGGACCATGTCGCGCTATGGGAGATCGATCTGGCGGAGGGCGAGAACCTGGTCGAGGCGGCGGCCGAGGTCGAAGGGAAGGCGCTGAGCGACAGCGTGCAGTGGACGTATCGGACGCGACCCTGA
- a CDS encoding aldose 1-epimerase family protein, with protein sequence MTQLYGRTLSRRALAERTGALSQFAGVRLSTLGDGVERGVRQLEFRTGSGLRFTVLVDRAMDIAECEHNGRAVGWHSPSGFRNPSLHEYEGEGGLSWFRSFSGLMVTCGLDHVLFMHDDPADHYVYGPRKTVNSSLHGRIGTIPARLTGYGERWDGDDCVLWAEGVVQQSTVFGEDLHLVRRIEASVGTDEIRLHDRVVNHGFYRTPHMYCYHINVGYPVLDEGSRYVAPIRDVVWAAHAGDDYRKQGVGYRTLPAPIRNFHEQVWQHDMAADPDGRVNVALVNEAIGLGFEVQTLKAQFPATYEWQNLHAGHYALGIEPSTNHVLGKDFARDRGELIQLEHGEERRYDSVFRILPDADAVTEAVSRIEAVVRQPAEDYPAPSGAYPLIGGR encoded by the coding sequence ATGACCCAGCTGTATGGACGGACGCTGAGCCGCCGCGCCCTGGCCGAGCGGACCGGCGCCCTGTCGCAGTTCGCCGGCGTGCGCCTGTCGACCCTGGGCGACGGCGTCGAGCGCGGCGTGCGGCAGCTGGAGTTCCGCACCGGCTCGGGCCTGCGCTTCACGGTGCTGGTGGACCGGGCGATGGACATCGCCGAGTGCGAGCACAACGGCCGCGCGGTCGGATGGCATTCGCCATCGGGCTTTCGCAATCCTTCGCTGCACGAGTACGAGGGGGAGGGCGGCCTGTCCTGGTTCCGGTCGTTCTCGGGCCTGATGGTCACCTGCGGCCTGGACCACGTGCTGTTCATGCACGACGACCCGGCCGACCACTACGTCTATGGCCCCCGCAAGACGGTCAATTCGTCGCTGCACGGGCGGATCGGCACGATCCCGGCCCGGCTGACCGGCTACGGCGAACGCTGGGACGGCGACGACTGCGTCCTGTGGGCCGAGGGCGTGGTGCAGCAGTCGACGGTGTTCGGCGAGGACCTGCACCTGGTCCGGCGGATCGAGGCGAGCGTCGGGACCGACGAGATCCGCCTGCACGACCGGGTGGTCAATCACGGCTTCTACCGGACGCCGCACATGTACTGCTACCACATCAATGTCGGGTACCCGGTTCTGGACGAGGGATCGCGCTACGTGGCGCCGATCCGCGACGTGGTCTGGGCCGCCCACGCCGGCGACGACTATCGCAAGCAGGGCGTCGGCTATCGCACCCTGCCGGCCCCGATCCGCAATTTCCATGAACAGGTCTGGCAGCACGACATGGCCGCCGACCCCGACGGGCGGGTCAATGTCGCCCTGGTCAACGAGGCCATTGGCTTGGGCTTCGAGGTCCAAACGCTGAAGGCGCAGTTCCCCGCCACGTATGAGTGGCAGAACCTGCACGCCGGCCACTACGCCCTGGGGATCGAACCCTCGACCAACCACGTTCTGGGCAAGGACTTCGCCCGTGACCGGGGCGAACTGATCCAGTTGGAGCACGGCGAGGAGCGCCGCTATGACAGCGTCTTCCGCATCCTGCCCGACGCGGACGCGGTGACGGAGGCGGTCAGCCGGATCGAAGCCGTGGTTCGCCAGCCGGCTGAGGACTATCCCGCCCCGTCCGGCGCCTATCCGCTGATCGGCGGCCGCTGA
- a CDS encoding extracellular solute-binding protein gives MTAPRYHGLTWDHPRGYRALEAAASRLDPDRDGLALSWDRHSLEGFEERPIGEQCALYDLVVLDHPHVGEAVAADCLVPLEDLFEDEEIAAWQAAVMGRCLDSYRYAGRHWALPLDAATQVMAWRKDRLDAPPTLWDEVVRLAETGGVVLSLSGPHAALTFQSICAAHGASPAADGETFMEPAAGRAAWSLLSRLAAHSPPALRPLNPIGLLEHMSAHDDVALCPLVYGYVNYAPDGALGFADAPRVTPDGPVGSILGGTGIGVSRRCAVTPQLLDHLRWLMADATQRGFIPAHEGQPALQAAWRDPAVNARWGDFYASTYATLDGASLRPRHDGAIAFQTAASQRVRAGLDIGDGADRVLDDLQALFVRHRPAGAET, from the coding sequence ATGACCGCGCCCCGCTATCACGGCCTGACCTGGGACCATCCACGAGGATATCGAGCGCTGGAGGCCGCCGCCTCCCGGCTGGATCCGGACCGGGACGGCCTGGCCCTGAGCTGGGACCGTCATTCGCTTGAAGGTTTCGAGGAACGGCCGATCGGCGAGCAGTGCGCCCTGTATGACCTGGTCGTGCTGGACCATCCGCATGTCGGCGAGGCCGTGGCCGCCGACTGCCTCGTCCCGCTGGAGGACCTGTTCGAGGACGAGGAGATCGCCGCCTGGCAAGCCGCCGTCATGGGGCGCTGCCTGGACAGCTACCGCTATGCCGGTCGCCACTGGGCTTTGCCGCTGGACGCCGCGACCCAGGTCATGGCCTGGCGCAAGGATCGGCTCGACGCGCCGCCGACGCTGTGGGACGAGGTCGTGCGGCTGGCGGAGACCGGCGGCGTGGTGCTGTCGCTGTCGGGCCCGCACGCGGCCTTGACGTTCCAGTCGATCTGCGCCGCCCATGGCGCGTCGCCGGCGGCGGACGGCGAAACCTTCATGGAGCCCGCCGCCGGCCGCGCCGCCTGGAGCCTGCTGTCGCGGCTGGCGGCGCACAGCCCGCCAGCCTTGCGGCCGCTGAACCCGATCGGCCTGCTGGAGCACATGAGCGCCCATGACGATGTGGCCCTCTGCCCGCTGGTCTACGGCTATGTGAACTACGCCCCCGACGGCGCCCTGGGCTTCGCGGACGCGCCGCGCGTGACGCCGGACGGGCCCGTGGGCTCGATCCTCGGCGGGACCGGGATCGGGGTGTCGCGGCGTTGCGCGGTGACGCCACAACTGCTGGACCATCTGCGCTGGCTGATGGCCGATGCGACGCAGCGCGGCTTCATCCCCGCCCATGAGGGGCAGCCCGCGCTGCAGGCCGCCTGGCGCGATCCGGCCGTCAACGCGCGATGGGGCGACTTCTACGCCAGCACCTACGCCACGCTGGACGGCGCCAGCCTGCGGCCGCGCCACGACGGCGCCATCGCCTTCCAGACGGCGGCGTCGCAGCGCGTCCGCGCCGGTCTCGACATCGGCGACGGCGCGGATCGGGTGCTGGACGACCTGCAGGCGCTGTTCGTGCGCCACCGCCCAGCCGGCGCTGAGACTTGA
- a CDS encoding L-rhamnose mutarotase gives MSRTIRRCFAVDLHDDADQIARYRAWHRSGGPPAAVTAAIRADDVRELEIWLVGDRLFMILEQGDGYDAEAKAARDAANPDVQAWDALMRTFQKPLPFAPDRTWVEMEQIYALSEQPSSEGETSLADGDQPRA, from the coding sequence GTGAGCCGGACGATCCGCCGCTGTTTCGCGGTCGACCTGCATGACGATGCCGACCAGATCGCCCGCTATCGCGCTTGGCACCGGTCGGGCGGACCGCCTGCCGCGGTGACGGCCGCGATCCGCGCCGACGACGTGCGCGAGCTGGAGATCTGGCTGGTCGGCGACCGGCTGTTCATGATCCTGGAACAGGGCGACGGCTACGACGCCGAGGCCAAGGCGGCCAGGGACGCCGCCAATCCGGACGTGCAGGCCTGGGACGCCCTGATGCGGACCTTTCAGAAGCCGCTGCCGTTCGCGCCCGACCGAACCTGGGTCGAGATGGAGCAGATCTACGCCCTATCGGAACAGCCGTCCTCGGAGGGCGAAACGTCATTGGCCGATGGGGACCAGCCGCGCGCCTAG
- a CDS encoding gluconate 2-dehydrogenase subunit 3 family protein, with the protein MLSRRDAIRGLTFTFGVAATGFAGRAMAAAPALGWTPTALTPDQARLVDVVAELIIPKTDTPGAREAGVPQFVDRALADYYNKAQADRLRAGLARMDADARAAHGDVFVALTPEQQIELLNGYDREAAAAQGHTAGEPHFFPLLEDLVTVGYFTSEPGATVALSYDPVPGAYHGCVPLAELGRGWATR; encoded by the coding sequence CTGCTGAGCCGACGCGACGCGATACGCGGCCTGACCTTCACCTTCGGCGTCGCGGCGACGGGGTTCGCCGGACGGGCCATGGCGGCCGCGCCCGCCCTGGGCTGGACCCCCACGGCGCTGACGCCGGACCAGGCCCGCCTGGTCGACGTGGTGGCTGAGCTGATCATCCCCAAGACCGACACGCCGGGCGCGCGCGAAGCCGGCGTGCCGCAATTCGTCGACCGCGCGCTGGCCGACTACTACAACAAGGCCCAGGCCGATCGCCTGAGGGCCGGGCTGGCCCGGATGGACGCCGACGCGCGCGCCGCCCATGGCGACGTTTTCGTCGCGCTGACGCCGGAGCAGCAGATCGAACTCCTGAACGGCTATGACCGCGAGGCGGCCGCCGCCCAGGGGCACACGGCTGGCGAGCCCCATTTCTTCCCGCTGCTGGAGGATCTGGTGACGGTCGGCTACTTCACCTCCGAACCGGGCGCGACGGTGGCCTTGAGTTACGATCCCGTCCCCGGCGCCTACCACGGCTGCGTGCCGCTGGCCGAGCTCGGTCGCGGCTGGGCGACCCGATAG
- a CDS encoding CaiB/BaiF CoA transferase family protein, with the protein MGILSGIRVLDCSIAMAGPFAAQRLGDLGADVIKVEPTTGEWQRHVAAGGARGNQINVSFLSLNRNKRSLAVDLKTDEGKALLLEMVKTADVFLQNYRPGVAQRLGVDYETLSKINPRLIYVSMSGYGEDGPYRNYPGQDLLLQAMSGAMMSSGAADQPPQPAGQYLVDAITAYTAFEGALAALFHRERTGEGQLVQINMLDAITTIQMQELSVFTIGGKPQTRSAEPHAHSYIRAPYGVFQTQDGYISIAMASLKTLGRLIDEPFFADLDDETDSWIHRDEIYACVRRRLVHRTSAHWLALFRQNDIWCGPVYGYAELVEDPQIQHNGTFVEYDHPTEGRVKAPGFPIRFSKTPSTIERGAPLVGEHTREILAETGRDAEQIEALIRAGVVRSA; encoded by the coding sequence ATGGGCATACTGAGCGGAATCCGCGTTCTCGACTGTTCCATCGCCATGGCCGGCCCGTTCGCCGCCCAGCGCCTGGGCGACCTGGGCGCCGACGTGATCAAGGTCGAGCCGACCACCGGCGAGTGGCAGCGCCACGTCGCGGCCGGCGGCGCGCGCGGCAACCAGATCAACGTCTCGTTCCTGTCGCTGAACCGCAACAAGCGCTCCCTGGCCGTCGACCTGAAGACGGACGAGGGCAAGGCGCTGCTGTTGGAGATGGTCAAGACGGCCGACGTCTTCCTGCAGAACTACCGGCCCGGTGTCGCCCAGCGGTTGGGCGTCGACTACGAGACCCTGTCGAAGATCAATCCGCGGCTGATCTACGTGTCGATGTCCGGCTATGGCGAGGACGGTCCGTACCGGAACTATCCGGGGCAAGACCTGCTGCTGCAGGCCATGTCGGGGGCGATGATGTCGTCGGGGGCGGCTGACCAGCCGCCGCAGCCGGCCGGCCAGTACCTAGTCGACGCGATCACCGCCTACACCGCCTTCGAGGGCGCTCTGGCGGCGCTGTTCCATCGCGAGCGGACGGGCGAGGGCCAGCTGGTCCAGATCAACATGCTGGACGCCATCACCACCATCCAGATGCAGGAACTGTCGGTCTTCACCATCGGCGGCAAGCCGCAGACCCGCTCGGCCGAGCCCCACGCCCACAGCTATATCCGGGCGCCCTACGGCGTCTTCCAGACCCAGGACGGCTACATCTCGATCGCCATGGCTTCGCTGAAGACCCTGGGCCGGCTGATCGACGAGCCGTTCTTCGCCGACCTGGACGACGAGACCGACAGCTGGATCCATCGCGACGAAATCTACGCCTGCGTGCGTCGGCGACTGGTCCATCGGACCAGCGCCCACTGGCTGGCCCTGTTCCGCCAGAACGACATCTGGTGCGGCCCGGTCTACGGCTATGCCGAGCTCGTCGAGGATCCGCAGATCCAGCACAACGGAACCTTCGTCGAATACGACCATCCGACCGAGGGGCGGGTGAAGGCCCCGGGCTTTCCGATCCGCTTCTCCAAGACGCCGTCGACCATCGAACGCGGCGCGCCGCTGGTCGGGGAGCACACCCGCGAGATCCTGGCCGAGACCGGCCGCGACGCGGAGCAGATAGAGGCCCTGATCCGCGCCGGCGTGGTGCGGTCGGCATGA
- a CDS encoding rhamnogalacturonidase — protein MAQGAISEKAEFSRRFVTLGLGAALAASPSLVRATGSLTGFHDVRDYGAVGDGIAIDSGAVNRAIEAASAAGGGTVVIPAGHYLCFSIRLKSFVTLVLMNGSVIEAADPRKHAGRYDLPENVYEEQYQDYGVSHFHNSLIHGDGVNDVAIIGKGLIHGLGLDREGPTPRWHGMAGWTSPAEQGLTPDAARRAIPREMAYEGRGNKAIGLTGCRNVLLRDFTILQGGHFACYVLGSTNVRIDGLTVDTDRDGIDIDACRDVKVTNCLVNAPKDDAIVLKSSMALKAPRFCEDVSVIGCKTSGYLLGTVIDGTYQPSPYRSVDDIGVLGRIKLGTDSVAGFRNILVSDCICENTRGLQLGAIDGGVLEDVTFSNILLRNPVNHPIFVRLSGRNRAPEGNGPSQVRRVSFSNINVSGAPGPYASGVVGLPGGIIEDVSFSDIHVRSAGGGSRQDAARDIEERPKSSLEPSFMGAFPAHGLWVRHARNVSVRDVSFSVDRPDARPAIVLDDVQGATIDGVRSSLAPRAAVRTARSRDVHARNVERLA, from the coding sequence ATGGCGCAAGGCGCGATCAGCGAGAAGGCGGAGTTTAGCCGTCGCTTCGTGACGCTTGGGCTGGGCGCGGCCCTGGCGGCCAGCCCGTCGCTGGTGCGGGCCACGGGGTCGCTGACGGGCTTCCACGACGTACGCGACTACGGCGCCGTCGGTGACGGGATCGCCATCGACTCCGGCGCCGTCAACCGCGCCATCGAGGCGGCCTCCGCGGCCGGCGGCGGCACGGTGGTGATCCCCGCCGGCCACTACCTGTGCTTCTCGATCCGGCTGAAAAGCTTCGTCACCCTGGTGCTGATGAACGGTTCGGTGATCGAGGCGGCCGATCCCCGCAAGCACGCCGGCCGCTATGACCTGCCCGAGAACGTCTATGAGGAACAGTACCAGGACTACGGCGTCAGTCACTTCCACAACAGCCTGATCCATGGCGATGGGGTCAACGACGTCGCCATCATCGGCAAGGGGCTGATCCATGGCCTGGGCCTGGACCGCGAGGGACCGACGCCGCGCTGGCATGGCATGGCCGGCTGGACGTCGCCCGCCGAACAGGGGCTGACCCCCGACGCCGCTCGCCGGGCTATCCCGCGCGAGATGGCCTATGAGGGCCGGGGCAACAAGGCCATCGGCCTGACCGGCTGTCGCAACGTCTTGCTGCGCGACTTCACCATCCTGCAGGGCGGCCACTTCGCCTGCTACGTGCTGGGCTCGACCAATGTGCGTATCGACGGCCTGACCGTCGACACCGACCGCGACGGCATCGACATCGACGCCTGCCGCGACGTGAAGGTCACCAACTGCCTGGTCAACGCGCCCAAGGACGACGCCATCGTGCTGAAGAGCAGCATGGCCCTGAAGGCGCCGCGCTTCTGCGAGGACGTCAGCGTGATCGGCTGCAAGACCAGCGGCTACCTGTTGGGCACGGTGATCGACGGAACCTACCAGCCCTCGCCCTACAGGTCGGTGGACGACATCGGCGTGCTGGGCCGGATCAAGCTGGGCACCGATTCCGTCGCAGGTTTCCGCAACATCCTGGTGTCGGACTGCATCTGCGAGAACACCCGCGGCCTGCAGCTGGGCGCGATCGACGGCGGGGTGCTGGAGGACGTGACCTTCTCCAACATCCTGCTGCGCAACCCGGTCAACCATCCGATCTTCGTGCGCCTGTCGGGGCGCAACCGCGCGCCGGAAGGCAATGGACCGTCCCAGGTGCGGCGGGTGAGCTTCTCCAACATCAACGTCTCGGGCGCGCCCGGGCCCTACGCCAGCGGCGTGGTCGGCCTGCCCGGCGGGATCATCGAGGACGTCAGCTTCTCGGATATACACGTGCGCTCGGCCGGCGGCGGTTCGCGGCAAGACGCCGCGCGGGACATCGAGGAGCGGCCCAAGTCGTCGCTGGAGCCCAGCTTCATGGGCGCGTTCCCGGCCCACGGCCTGTGGGTGCGCCACGCCCGCAACGTGAGCGTACGCGATGTCAGCTTTTCGGTGGACAGGCCTGACGCCCGGCCGGCGATCGTGCTGGACGACGTGCAGGGCGCGACGATCGACGGCGTACGGTCCAGCCTGGCGCCGCGCGCGGCGGTCCGCACGGCGCGCAGCCGCGACGTCCACGCCCGCAATGTCGAGCGCCTGGCCTGA
- a CDS encoding SDR family NAD(P)-dependent oxidoreductase, with protein MALPQDLEGRVVLYTGAAGGLGLQTTLALMGRGATVVAVDNDQAKVAALEAEAARVGAGRLIVSLADLSDLDGFRTVLKALLEQVGAFDVVINNAAIYPSRPFEDYSIQDHQAVQRVNVDAAIVAVQAALPAMRERGFGRIINISSITLSGQWANLSPYVASKGALVGLTRAWAREFGPYGVTVNAIAPGAFPTDAEKIHPDPDGYARHVLDSQAVKRRGHVGDIAHAIAFFAADEAGFITGQTLHVNGGWVMS; from the coding sequence ATGGCCCTTCCCCAGGACCTCGAGGGCCGGGTCGTCCTCTACACGGGCGCGGCGGGCGGGCTGGGCCTTCAGACGACGCTGGCCCTGATGGGGCGTGGCGCGACCGTCGTGGCGGTCGATAACGACCAGGCCAAGGTCGCGGCGCTGGAAGCCGAGGCCGCCCGGGTCGGGGCGGGGCGCCTCATCGTCTCGCTTGCCGATCTGTCCGATCTCGATGGTTTCCGGACCGTGCTGAAGGCTCTGCTGGAGCAGGTCGGCGCCTTCGACGTGGTGATCAACAACGCCGCCATCTATCCCTCGCGTCCGTTCGAGGACTATTCGATCCAGGACCACCAGGCGGTCCAGCGGGTCAATGTCGACGCCGCGATCGTCGCCGTTCAGGCGGCCCTGCCGGCCATGCGCGAGCGGGGCTTTGGCCGGATCATCAACATCTCCAGCATCACCCTCTCGGGTCAGTGGGCGAACCTGTCGCCCTATGTCGCCTCCAAGGGGGCCCTGGTCGGCCTGACCCGCGCCTGGGCGCGGGAGTTCGGACCGTACGGCGTCACCGTCAACGCCATCGCCCCCGGGGCCTTTCCCACCGACGCCGAGAAGATCCATCCGGATCCGGACGGCTACGCCCGTCATGTGCTCGACAGCCAGGCCGTCAAGCGCCGGGGTCATGTCGGCGACATCGCCCACGCCATCGCATTCTTCGCCGCCGATGAGGCGGGCTTCATCACCGGCCAGACGCTGCACGTGAACGGCGGCTGGGTGATGAGCTGA
- a CDS encoding enoyl-CoA hydratase/isomerase family protein, giving the protein MSQDDELLFEVTGHVAVITLNRPHKLNAVTPAMAKAVEAAIAEVDASDTIRCVVITGTGEKAFCAGSDISTLDQYQTPWEFRNRGDYCDAVRLCRKPTIAAINGYALGGGLETAMSCDIRIASANARFAAPEIKLGWIGGGGMAAGLVHSIGASNAALMILTGDTIDAETCRQWGLVSEVVAPGELLTRARAVAEVIASRAPIAAETAKLNLKAAHAMPYEKAVEYERDLQTICFATADAAEGRAAFAEKRTPVFRRR; this is encoded by the coding sequence ATGAGCCAGGACGACGAGCTTCTGTTCGAGGTGACGGGCCATGTCGCCGTCATCACCCTGAACCGGCCGCACAAGCTGAACGCGGTGACGCCGGCTATGGCCAAGGCGGTCGAGGCGGCGATCGCAGAGGTCGACGCCTCCGACACCATCCGCTGCGTGGTGATCACCGGGACGGGGGAGAAGGCCTTCTGCGCCGGGTCGGACATCTCGACCCTGGACCAGTACCAGACCCCCTGGGAGTTCCGGAACCGCGGGGACTATTGCGACGCCGTGCGGCTGTGCCGCAAGCCGACGATCGCGGCGATCAACGGCTATGCCCTCGGCGGCGGGCTGGAGACGGCGATGAGCTGCGACATCCGCATCGCCTCGGCCAACGCCCGGTTCGCCGCCCCCGAGATCAAGCTGGGCTGGATCGGCGGTGGCGGCATGGCGGCCGGCCTGGTCCATTCGATCGGCGCCTCGAACGCGGCCCTGATGATCCTGACCGGCGACACGATCGACGCCGAGACCTGCCGGCAATGGGGACTGGTCAGCGAGGTGGTCGCGCCCGGCGAGTTGCTGACGCGAGCCCGGGCCGTCGCCGAGGTCATCGCCTCGCGTGCGCCGATCGCCGCCGAGACCGCCAAGCTGAACCTCAAGGCGGCCCACGCCATGCCCTATGAAAAGGCGGTCGAGTACGAGCGCGACCTGCAGACGATCTGTTTCGCCACGGCGGATGCGGCGGAGGGGCGGGCGGCGTTCGCCGAGAAACGGACGCCCGTGTTCCGGCGTCGCTGA
- a CDS encoding 2-hydroxyacid dehydrogenase, which yields MKPRILISRRWPDVVEARLRQRYDVTLNEGDAPMGVEQLRAAMSAYDALCPTVSDRVTAEVLAAPDARVKMIANYGAGYEHIDLAAARAAGVVVTNTPDVLTDATAELAMLLMLMTSRRAAEGERELRAGQWTGWRPTHLLGRSLAGKTLGLVGYGRIARATARRARAALGMEIAYYSRRRADDEDGATYHETLESLAAAADVLSLHTPGGPETHHLVDAALLARMKPTAILINTARGSVVAEADLAQALADGTIAGAGLDVYQGEPKVDPVLLAAPNTVLLPHLGSATLETRTAMGMRAADNLDRFFDGMPPLDRVA from the coding sequence ATGAAGCCCAGGATCCTGATCAGCCGCCGCTGGCCTGACGTCGTCGAGGCCCGGCTGCGCCAGCGCTATGACGTGACGCTGAACGAGGGCGACGCGCCGATGGGCGTCGAGCAACTGCGCGCGGCGATGAGCGCCTACGACGCCCTTTGCCCGACGGTCTCGGATCGCGTCACGGCCGAGGTCCTGGCCGCGCCCGATGCGCGGGTGAAGATGATCGCCAACTATGGCGCGGGCTACGAGCACATCGACCTGGCGGCGGCCAGGGCGGCCGGGGTGGTGGTGACCAACACGCCCGACGTGCTGACCGACGCCACCGCCGAACTGGCGATGCTGCTGATGCTGATGACCAGCCGCCGGGCGGCGGAGGGCGAACGCGAGCTGCGGGCCGGCCAGTGGACCGGCTGGCGGCCCACACACCTGCTGGGCCGGTCGCTGGCGGGCAAGACCCTGGGCCTGGTCGGCTATGGCCGCATCGCCCGGGCCACCGCCCGGCGGGCCCGCGCCGCCCTGGGAATGGAGATCGCCTATTACAGCCGCCGGCGCGCGGACGACGAGGACGGCGCGACCTATCACGAGACGCTGGAGAGCCTCGCGGCGGCGGCCGACGTGCTGTCGCTGCACACCCCGGGCGGTCCCGAGACCCACCATCTCGTCGACGCCGCCCTGCTGGCGCGGATGAAGCCGACGGCGATCCTGATCAACACCGCGCGCGGTTCGGTGGTGGCCGAGGCCGACCTGGCCCAGGCCCTGGCCGACGGGACGATCGCCGGCGCCGGCCTGGACGTCTACCAGGGCGAGCCCAAGGTCGATCCGGTCCTGCTGGCGGCGCCCAACACCGTGCTGCTGCCGCACCTGGGCAGCGCGACCCTGGAGACCCGCACGGCCATGGGCATGCGGGCGGCCGACAATCTGGATCGCTTCTTCGACGGCATGCCGCCGCTCGACCGGGTCGCCTAG